The following proteins are co-located in the Polymorphospora rubra genome:
- a CDS encoding tetratricopeptide repeat protein, which translates to MRLTYGQALWSTGRRDGALAEYELALQLAEQVGWLSATAYLLHNIGLVHSQVGRSGPALEYYRRALAASRRADLEYVRTVTLNDLGTLCWELGRLDEAVTHLEAALALNQRAGNAQGEAVNRSNLGMVLRQMGEFAAALDHLNHARHTFEQTGVRQSEVGTLDELSQLYAQLGEHAEARATAERGLALAREGHDRRTEAALLATLGSAVLGSGSPTEAAEMLRAAYDLAREVSYPYGAAAAVIVLARATLATGDPAGAAGHARTGLSIARSGGYQSLVTEALTVLSTTEPEVVAVGAEPAGR; encoded by the coding sequence ATGCGGCTGACGTACGGGCAGGCGCTCTGGTCGACCGGCCGGCGCGACGGCGCACTCGCCGAATACGAACTCGCCCTCCAACTCGCCGAGCAGGTCGGCTGGCTGTCCGCCACGGCGTACCTACTGCACAACATCGGCCTGGTGCACAGTCAGGTGGGCCGGTCCGGCCCGGCACTGGAGTACTACCGCCGGGCGCTGGCGGCAAGCCGGCGGGCGGATCTCGAGTACGTACGCACGGTGACCCTCAACGACCTGGGCACCCTGTGCTGGGAGCTGGGACGACTGGACGAGGCGGTGACGCATCTCGAAGCGGCGCTGGCCCTCAACCAGCGCGCCGGCAACGCGCAGGGCGAGGCGGTGAACCGGTCCAACCTGGGCATGGTGCTGCGCCAGATGGGCGAGTTCGCGGCCGCCCTCGACCACCTGAACCATGCCCGGCACACCTTCGAACAGACCGGGGTCCGCCAGTCCGAGGTGGGCACCCTGGACGAACTCAGCCAGTTGTACGCGCAACTCGGCGAGCACGCCGAGGCCCGGGCCACCGCCGAGCGCGGGTTGGCGCTGGCCCGCGAGGGGCACGACCGGCGTACCGAGGCGGCCCTGCTCGCCACCCTCGGGAGCGCGGTACTGGGCTCCGGGTCCCCGACCGAGGCCGCCGAGATGCTGCGGGCGGCCTACGACCTCGCCCGCGAGGTCTCGTACCCGTACGGCGCGGCGGCCGCGGTCATCGTGCTCGCCCGGGCCACGCTGGCCACGGGCGATCCGGCCGGGGCCGCCGGCCACGCCCGCACAGGCCTGAGCATCGCCAGAAGCGGCGGCTACCAGAGCCTCGTGACCGAGGCGCTGACCGTACTGTCGACCACGGAGCCGGAGGTGGTGGCGGTGGGTGCCGAACCCGCCGGCCGCTGA